In the genome of Pan troglodytes isolate AG18354 chromosome 15, NHGRI_mPanTro3-v2.0_pri, whole genome shotgun sequence, one region contains:
- the ZBTB1 gene encoding zinc finger and BTB domain-containing protein 1 isoform X1 — protein MAKPSHSSYVLQQLNNQREWGFLCDCCIAIDDIYFQAHKAVLAACSSYFRMFFMNHQHSTAQLNLSNMKISAECFDLILQFMYLGKIMTAPSSFEQFKVAMNYLQLYNVPDCLEDIQDADCSSSKCSSSASSKQNSKMIFGVRMYEDTVARNGNEANRWCAEPSSTVNTPHNREADEESLQLGNFPEPLFDVCKKSSVSKLSTPKERVSRRFGRSFTCDSCGFGFSCEKLLDEHVLTCTNRHLYQNTRSYHRIVDIRDGKDSNIKAEFGEKDSSKTFSAQTDKYRGDTSQAADDSASTTGSRKSSTVESEIASEEKSRAAERKRIIIKMEPEDIPTDELKDFNIIKVTDKDCNESTDNDELEDEPEEPFYRYYVEEDVSIKKSGRKTLKPRMSVSADERGGLENMRPPNNSSPVQEDAENASCELCGLTITEEDLSSHYLAKHIENICACGKCGQILVKGRQLQEHAQRCGEPQDLTMNGLGNTEEKMDLEENPDEQSEIRDMFVEMLDDFRDNHYQINSIQKKQLFKHSACPFRCPNCGQRFETENLVVEHMSSCLDQDMFKSAIMEENERDHRRKHFCNLCGKGFYQRCHLREHYTVHTKEKQFVCQTCGKQFLRERQLRLHNDMHKGMARYVCSICDQGNFRKHDHVRHMISHLSAGETICQVCFQIFPNNEQLEQHMDVHLYTCGICGAKFNLRKDMRSHYNAKHLKRT, from the coding sequence ATGGCAAAGCCCAGCCACAGCAGCTATGTCCTTCAGCAGCTAAACAACCAAAGAGAATGGGGTTTTCTCTGTGACTGCTGTATTGCAATTGATGACATTTACTTTCAAGCACACAAGGCAGTTCTAGCTGCCTGTAGCTcctattttagaatgtttttcaTGAACCATCAGCATAGTACTGCACAACTGAATCTCAGCAACATGAAAATTAGTGCAGAATGTTTTGATCTCATTTTGCAGTTTATGTATTTAGGAAAAATTATGACAGCTCCCTCCAGTTTTGAGCAGTTTAAAGTGGCAATGAACTACCTACAGCTATACAATGTTCCTGACTGTTTAGAAGACATCCAGGATGCAGATTGTTCTAGTTCAAAATGTTCCTCTTCTGCTTCCAGCAAACAGAACAGCAAAATGATATTTGGGGTAAGAATGTATGAAGATACTGTGGCTCGAAATGGCAATGAAGCCAACAGGTGGTGTGCAGAACCAAGTTCAACGGTAAATACACCACATAATAGAGAGGCTGATGAAGAGTCTTTACAATTAGGTAATTTTCCTGAGCCACTATTTGATGTATGTAAAAAAAGTTCCGTGTCCAAATTATCTACTCCAAAAGAACGTGTGTCAAGACGCTTTGGGCGGAGTTTTACCTGTGATAGCTGTGGATTTGGCTTTAGCTGTGAAAAATTATTAGATGAGCATGTGCTAACCTGTACTAACAGACATTTATACCAAAACACAAGATCTTACCATAGAATAGTAGATATTAGAGATGGAAAAGACAGTAACATCAAAGCTGAATTTGGTGAAAAAGATTCTTCCAAAACATTTTCTGCACAGACGGACAAATACAGAGGAGACACAAGCCAGGCTGCTGATGATTCAGCTTCAACCACTGGAAGCAGAAAAAGTAGCACAGTGGAGTCTGAAATAGCCAGCGAAGAGAAAAGCAGAGCTGCTGAGAGGAAAAGGATTATTATTAAGATGGAGCCAGAAGATATTCCTACAGATGAACTGAAAGACTTTAACATTATTAAAGTTACTGATAAAGACTGTAATGAATCCACTGACAATGATGAATTAGAAGATGAACCTGAAGAGCCATTTTATAGATACTATGTTGAAGAAGATGTCAGCATAAAAAAAAGTGGTAGGAAAACTCTAAAACCTCGAATGTCAGTAAGTGCTGATGAAAGAGGTGGTTTAGAGAATATGAGGCCCCCTAACAACAGCAGTCCAGTACAAGAGGATGCTGAAAATGCATCTTGTGAGCTGTGTGGACTTACAATAACCGAGGAGGACCTGTCATCTCATTACTTAGCCAAACACATTGAAAATATCTGTGCATGTGGTAAATGTGGACAAATACTTGTAAAGGGTAGGCAGCTTCAGGAACATGCTCAACGTTGTGGCGAGCCCCAAGATCTGACCATGAATGGGTTAGGAAATACTGAGGAGAAAATGGACTTGGAAGAGAATCCTGATGAGCAGTCCGAAATAAGAGATATGTTTGTTGAAATGCTGGATGATTTTAGGGACAATCATTACCAGATAAACAGTATCCAAAAAAAGCAGTTATTTAAACATTCTGCCTGCCCTTTTCGATGTCCTAATTGTGGCCAGCGTTTTGAAACTGAAAATCTAGTGGTTGAACATATGTCTAGCTGCTTAGATCAAGATATGTTTAAGAGTGCCAtcatggaagaaaatgaaagagatcaCAGACGAAAGCATTTTTGTAATCTGTGTGGAAAAGGATTTTATCAGCGGTGTCACTTAAGAGAACACTATACTGTTCATACTAAGGAAAAACAGTTTGTTTGTCAAACATGTGGAAAGCAGTTTTTAAGAGAGCGTCAGTTGCGACTGCACAATGATATGCACAAAGGCATGGCCAGGTATGTCTGTTCCATTTGTGATCAAGGAAACTTCAGAAAACATGACCATGTACGGCATATGATTTCTCATTTATCTGCTGGTGAGACTATATGCCAGGTCTGCTTTCAGATATTCCCAAATAATGAACAGTTGGAGCAGCACATGGATGTTCATCTGTATACATGTGGAATATGTGGAGCAAAATTTAATTTGAGGAAAGATATGAGATCACATTATAATGCCAAGCATTTGAAAAGAACCTAA
- the ZBTB1 gene encoding zinc finger and BTB domain-containing protein 1 isoform X2 codes for MAKPSHSSYVLQQLNNQREWGFLCDCCIAIDDIYFQAHKAVLAACSSYFRMFFMNHQHSTAQLNLSNMKISAECFDLILQFMYLGKIMTAPSSFEQFKVAMNYLQLYNVPDCLEDIQDADCSSSKCSSSASSKQNSKMIFGVRMYEDTVARNGNEANRWCAEPSSTVNTPHNREADEESLQLGNFPEPLFDVCKKSSVSKLSTPKERVSRRFGRSFTCDSCGFGFSCEKLLDEHVLTCTNRHLYQNTRSYHRIVDIRDGKDSNIKAEFGEKDSSKTFSAQTDKYRGDTSQAADDSASTTGSRKSSTVESEIASEEKSRAAERKRIIIKMEPEDIPTDELKDFNIIKVTDKDCNESTDNDELEDEPEEPFYRYYVEEDVSIKKSGRKTLKPRMSVSADERGGLENMRPPNNSSPVQEDAENASCELCGLTITEEDLSSHYLAKHIENICACGKCGQILVKGRQLQEHAQRCGEPQDLTMNGLGNTEEKMDLEENPDEQSEIRDMFVEMLDDFRDNHYQINSIQKKQLFKHSACPFRCPNCGQRFETENLVVEHMSSCLDQDMFKSAIMEENERDHRRKHFCNLCGKGFYQRCHLREHYTVHTKEKQFVCQTCGKQFLRERQLRLHNDMHKGMASGEIGPSKPVEK; via the coding sequence ATGGCAAAGCCCAGCCACAGCAGCTATGTCCTTCAGCAGCTAAACAACCAAAGAGAATGGGGTTTTCTCTGTGACTGCTGTATTGCAATTGATGACATTTACTTTCAAGCACACAAGGCAGTTCTAGCTGCCTGTAGCTcctattttagaatgtttttcaTGAACCATCAGCATAGTACTGCACAACTGAATCTCAGCAACATGAAAATTAGTGCAGAATGTTTTGATCTCATTTTGCAGTTTATGTATTTAGGAAAAATTATGACAGCTCCCTCCAGTTTTGAGCAGTTTAAAGTGGCAATGAACTACCTACAGCTATACAATGTTCCTGACTGTTTAGAAGACATCCAGGATGCAGATTGTTCTAGTTCAAAATGTTCCTCTTCTGCTTCCAGCAAACAGAACAGCAAAATGATATTTGGGGTAAGAATGTATGAAGATACTGTGGCTCGAAATGGCAATGAAGCCAACAGGTGGTGTGCAGAACCAAGTTCAACGGTAAATACACCACATAATAGAGAGGCTGATGAAGAGTCTTTACAATTAGGTAATTTTCCTGAGCCACTATTTGATGTATGTAAAAAAAGTTCCGTGTCCAAATTATCTACTCCAAAAGAACGTGTGTCAAGACGCTTTGGGCGGAGTTTTACCTGTGATAGCTGTGGATTTGGCTTTAGCTGTGAAAAATTATTAGATGAGCATGTGCTAACCTGTACTAACAGACATTTATACCAAAACACAAGATCTTACCATAGAATAGTAGATATTAGAGATGGAAAAGACAGTAACATCAAAGCTGAATTTGGTGAAAAAGATTCTTCCAAAACATTTTCTGCACAGACGGACAAATACAGAGGAGACACAAGCCAGGCTGCTGATGATTCAGCTTCAACCACTGGAAGCAGAAAAAGTAGCACAGTGGAGTCTGAAATAGCCAGCGAAGAGAAAAGCAGAGCTGCTGAGAGGAAAAGGATTATTATTAAGATGGAGCCAGAAGATATTCCTACAGATGAACTGAAAGACTTTAACATTATTAAAGTTACTGATAAAGACTGTAATGAATCCACTGACAATGATGAATTAGAAGATGAACCTGAAGAGCCATTTTATAGATACTATGTTGAAGAAGATGTCAGCATAAAAAAAAGTGGTAGGAAAACTCTAAAACCTCGAATGTCAGTAAGTGCTGATGAAAGAGGTGGTTTAGAGAATATGAGGCCCCCTAACAACAGCAGTCCAGTACAAGAGGATGCTGAAAATGCATCTTGTGAGCTGTGTGGACTTACAATAACCGAGGAGGACCTGTCATCTCATTACTTAGCCAAACACATTGAAAATATCTGTGCATGTGGTAAATGTGGACAAATACTTGTAAAGGGTAGGCAGCTTCAGGAACATGCTCAACGTTGTGGCGAGCCCCAAGATCTGACCATGAATGGGTTAGGAAATACTGAGGAGAAAATGGACTTGGAAGAGAATCCTGATGAGCAGTCCGAAATAAGAGATATGTTTGTTGAAATGCTGGATGATTTTAGGGACAATCATTACCAGATAAACAGTATCCAAAAAAAGCAGTTATTTAAACATTCTGCCTGCCCTTTTCGATGTCCTAATTGTGGCCAGCGTTTTGAAACTGAAAATCTAGTGGTTGAACATATGTCTAGCTGCTTAGATCAAGATATGTTTAAGAGTGCCAtcatggaagaaaatgaaagagatcaCAGACGAAAGCATTTTTGTAATCTGTGTGGAAAAGGATTTTATCAGCGGTGTCACTTAAGAGAACACTATACTGTTCATACTAAGGAAAAACAGTTTGTTTGTCAAACATGTGGAAAGCAGTTTTTAAGAGAGCGTCAGTTGCGACTGCACAATGATATGCACAAAGGCATGGCCAG